From Spirosoma aerolatum, one genomic window encodes:
- the murG gene encoding undecaprenyldiphospho-muramoylpentapeptide beta-N-acetylglucosaminyltransferase, with the protein MKVIISGGGTGGHIYPAIAIANELKAIDPSTEILFVGAEGKMEMEKVPRAGYKIVGLPVVGIKRELTLENLGFPVKLGRSLLKARQIVRDFQPDAAVGVGGYASGPLLLAASLKGVPTLIQEQNSYAGLTNKVLARWAKRICVAYPDMEAFFPAEKLSITGNPVRSDIQFADQQREAGRTLFNLEASRPTLLIIGGSQGARTINESIEGGLQRFVEAGVQVIWQTGPGFIERAKTAAAATGSPLIKAYDFIYEMDKAYAVADVVVSRAGALSVSELCLVGRPAILVPFPAASEDHQTKNAMSLVDHKAALLVTDKAAREQLVTAALNLLNDPMQQTQLKTQIKTLAKPNAARDIANEVIKLAGSTSSQTH; encoded by the coding sequence ATGAAAGTAATTATCAGCGGAGGTGGAACCGGCGGCCACATTTACCCAGCCATTGCCATTGCCAACGAGCTAAAAGCCATCGACCCCTCTACAGAGATTCTGTTTGTAGGAGCCGAAGGCAAAATGGAAATGGAGAAAGTTCCCCGTGCTGGCTATAAAATAGTCGGGTTACCTGTTGTTGGCATTAAGCGCGAGCTTACTCTGGAAAATCTTGGATTTCCTGTCAAACTGGGTAGAAGTTTATTGAAGGCCCGCCAGATCGTTCGTGATTTCCAGCCCGATGCCGCTGTTGGCGTAGGTGGCTATGCGAGTGGACCACTACTTTTAGCGGCTTCCCTTAAAGGCGTACCTACGCTTATCCAGGAACAAAACTCGTATGCTGGTCTGACCAATAAAGTATTGGCTCGCTGGGCCAAACGCATCTGCGTTGCCTATCCTGATATGGAAGCCTTCTTCCCAGCCGAAAAACTGAGTATAACGGGCAATCCGGTACGAAGCGATATTCAATTTGCCGATCAGCAGCGAGAAGCTGGACGAACACTGTTCAATCTGGAGGCTAGTCGGCCAACCTTACTGATTATTGGGGGTAGTCAGGGAGCAAGAACCATCAATGAGAGCATAGAAGGGGGCTTACAGCGTTTTGTTGAAGCGGGGGTGCAGGTTATCTGGCAAACAGGGCCCGGATTCATTGAGCGGGCAAAAACCGCTGCTGCCGCAACGGGCTCGCCCCTGATCAAAGCCTACGACTTCATTTACGAAATGGATAAAGCCTACGCCGTTGCCGATGTTGTGGTATCGCGGGCAGGGGCTCTATCTGTATCAGAATTGTGCCTGGTAGGCCGGCCCGCCATTCTGGTACCGTTTCCGGCTGCCTCCGAGGATCACCAAACCAAAAATGCGATGAGCCTGGTAGACCATAAAGCTGCTCTGCTGGTAACCGATAAGGCCGCTCGTGAACAGTTGGTAACTGCCGCACTGAACTTACTGAACGACCCAATGCAACAAACTCAGTTGAAAACGCAAATCAAAACATTAGCGAAACCCAATGCCGCCCGCGACATTGCGAATGAAGTAATTAAGTTGGCAGGATCAACTTCCAGCCAGACCCATTAA
- the murC gene encoding UDP-N-acetylmuramate--L-alanine ligase: MTLDQFKYIYFLGIGGIGMSALARWFRINGYTVAGYDRTPTALTDALQAEGIAIHFTEDVAQIPAAFLENPTQTLVIFTPAIPSTHLEYIYLTEKRFILQKRSQVLGLLAGQMTTIGVAGTHGKTTTSSMVTHILRDAGVNCAAFLGGITANYGTNFLLNEPADDLRSVICVVEADEFDRSFLTLFPTYAIVTSTDADHLDIYGAHEAVLASFGMYVSQIEADGVLFMKTGLSLANKTKAAVREYSLQTGDYYSQNLRIEQGSFIFDLVYPNGVISDIQLLVPGFHNVENAVAAGAVALEVGVSPDAIRSALATYKGVRRRFEYILKTDTAILIDDYAHHPAEVNAFLSSVKALYPDREVTVAFQPHLFSRTRDFADGFAESLSLADNVILLDIYPARELPIEGVTSDLIFQNVHSKSKQKCTKDELIDVVRKMKPSLLVTVGAGDIDQLLPALKSTLSNQ, encoded by the coding sequence ATGACTTTAGATCAATTCAAATACATTTATTTTCTCGGTATTGGTGGGATCGGTATGAGCGCACTGGCGCGTTGGTTTCGTATTAACGGCTATACAGTAGCCGGTTATGACCGAACTCCAACAGCACTGACCGACGCCCTACAGGCAGAGGGTATTGCAATTCATTTTACGGAAGATGTAGCGCAAATACCCGCTGCGTTTCTGGAGAATCCAACCCAGACTCTCGTCATTTTTACACCGGCTATTCCCAGTACTCATCTGGAGTACATCTATCTGACGGAAAAGCGATTCATCTTACAGAAACGCTCGCAGGTGCTTGGTCTGCTGGCGGGCCAAATGACTACGATCGGTGTAGCGGGTACGCATGGAAAAACGACAACCTCCTCGATGGTTACGCATATCTTACGCGATGCGGGCGTGAACTGTGCGGCTTTTCTGGGCGGCATTACCGCTAACTACGGCACCAACTTCCTGCTCAACGAACCCGCCGACGACCTGCGTTCGGTTATTTGTGTGGTTGAAGCGGACGAATTCGACCGATCGTTTTTAACTTTATTTCCAACGTATGCGATCGTCACCTCCACAGATGCCGACCATCTGGACATCTATGGGGCGCATGAAGCGGTGCTTGCATCGTTTGGGATGTACGTTAGCCAGATTGAAGCCGATGGTGTTTTGTTTATGAAAACCGGTTTGTCATTGGCCAATAAAACAAAAGCAGCCGTTCGAGAGTACTCTTTACAAACGGGAGATTATTACAGCCAGAATCTGCGGATCGAGCAAGGCTCGTTTATTTTCGATCTTGTCTATCCAAATGGAGTTATTTCTGATATTCAGCTACTAGTTCCTGGATTTCATAACGTGGAAAATGCAGTGGCGGCTGGCGCGGTTGCCCTGGAAGTTGGCGTATCTCCCGATGCCATCCGTTCTGCTCTGGCTACGTACAAGGGAGTTCGTAGGCGGTTTGAATACATCCTCAAAACAGATACAGCTATTCTGATTGACGACTACGCCCATCACCCTGCCGAGGTAAACGCATTTCTGTCGTCGGTAAAGGCCCTGTATCCCGACCGCGAAGTGACGGTAGCGTTTCAGCCGCACCTGTTTAGCCGCACCCGCGACTTTGCCGATGGCTTCGCCGAAAGTTTGTCACTAGCCGATAACGTTATTCTGCTTGACATCTACCCAGCCCGTGAATTACCCATAGAAGGCGTAACCTCTGATTTGATTTTTCAGAACGTACACTCGAAAAGCAAACAGAAATGCACCAAAGACGAATTGATTGACGTTGTGCGAAAAATGAAACCTTCCTTACTTGTAACCGTAGGGGCTGGTGACATAGATCAACTGCTTCCGGCATTAAAATCGACACTAAGCAACCAATAG